Sequence from the Gadus chalcogrammus isolate NIFS_2021 chromosome 21, NIFS_Gcha_1.0, whole genome shotgun sequence genome:
ATCAAGCTCTATACATAAACACACCGTCGCTACTTAACGTAGCTCGCGGCTGTAGATCGCCTGAAACTGACTTATTTTACTTCCAGTACGACGGAGTACACATTTATTTGATTCATTAAGTTAATTTTGCTACAGATGTGTACATTGTTGAGATGACTTATTCAGTAATGACAATAGATGGCAAATGAAGTGGGATATTGATGAGCTTCAGAGGTCATGATACTTGACTGGATCCAGATTAGACGTAGGAACAGTTCATCACAGTTCAGAAAGGGTTGGGCGTCAGGACTATCATCACCGTCACGCTGCGGTGATCCAGGAAGGTTCCgccctaacacacaaacacactccaccccaacacacacttaACCATCTCTGGTTTGCTTTGGAACAGtttcgtgtggtgggggttctgCCAGCCCTTTGTTTTTAAGTACACGTGCAGTTGAAGCACCATCGCAGTGTTGTGTTTTCGCTCAACCTTTCTTCTCGTTCTTTCTCTTGGGAGCAGATGACTGGTCCTCCTCCACACATTTACACAAGCTGATAGAATCACAAAGCCCAGAGTGGACTCCATACGAGGATGTTTTGTAGAACATTTCATAGTTTCAAACTACAGATTTAAGTTTAAACTTCTGCCCTCCTGGACTATGTCAGCCACTACCCCTCACTAGTAACCGTTTCAAACCACCGCAGGTGCGACTTCTGCGGACCTTGAACCAACCCAGCTCGGGTCAATTTGATCCTCCTATCAACGGGGAGGCTGCGGTCAAAGCCAGAGGGAACTCAAGCAGTTGAGGTCTTTATGCAGCGTGTCCGCAGCGGTAGAGCAGTACACGTACAGTACGACGCATCAGGCTTCCCCAGCGAGGAAGTATGTTTATGTTGTGCGCCGCGTCCGGTCCCAGACACTAAGAACATTCCAGAACACAAACCAAGGAGCTGCACTGCCCTCAATAACAAATTCAGAGGCACAAAATTTGGGGTCAACAACTGGAAAACCACTAACTATACATTCGGCCGCCTCAGCTGGCCCAGGAAGTTAGAGGCGTAACGTATGGAACACGCTCGTTAGAGGGCAATGCCCATGAACTGGTGCGGCACCCACAGGATAGTGGGACTGAGTGGGAACATCCTGTCTACAACTGGTGTTGTCCCTGACCACACTACATGATTAAAGGTGGAGTGGAAATGATTCTACACTCTTTAAAAAGGTTGTGGTGCAAAGATCCACGGCTGGTTCAAGTAAAAGATCACATCTAAACTTTGAGTGTGTCAGCTGTATGTCGAAATCCCCCTCAGCAACACAGAGCAAAGAGCTGATGTGTTCCATCAAGTGATGCGTAACAGAACAGCTAATCAATACTCCCTGTGTCACAAATAACTCCTCCATGTGCCCTCATCTTCATCCGTGACAGTATTGAGTATCGACAATAACAATGTCCCCTGCTGCAGGTTCAGCTGCACCTGCCACCCCACTCGTTAGATTTTTTTGACACCAAAAACGAATGAGAACTCTTCTAACACGAGGGCCAATCAGCCAGAGTTGATTCCCCGTCTGCGCCGCCTTATGCTTTCAATATAAACCCTCTTCTTTACGTATCATGAGTCATAATATACTTCCTTTTCTTCCAGTCGGTGCCCAGGGCTCTCCCGGTGAGCCAGGCCCCATGGGCCCCTCTGGACCCCCTGGTGAGGCCGGCCACGGGTACCAGGGacccgccggcccccccggcgCCCCCGGGAGCCCGGGCCGTTCTCAGGCTGGCAAACCCGGATCCTCCGGGAGCCCCGGGAAACCAGGAAGCAACGGGGCCCCGGGCCTCCAGGGTGAGCCCGGGTCCCACGGAGCCATGGGCCCCCGAGGGTCGCCAGGGTCCTCCGGGAGCCCGGGACCCGCTGGGTTGACCGCCTCGGGCAAACCCGGCCCCCACGGCCTGCCTGGGTCCATGGGGTCCCGAGGAGAGACCGGTCTGAAGGGACACCCCGGCATCCCCGGCCTCCCCGGcctgaagggagagagaggccacgGATCGGTCGGACCCCAGGGCGCCCCCGGCGCAGGAGGCCCTCAGGGGCCCTCCGGCATGCCCGGCTTACCCGGAGTCGGCAAGCCCGGAGCCTCCGGGTACCCCGGCGAATCAGGGAAGGGCGGCAGCCCGGGAAGAGACGGCGCCCGTGGAGCGATGGGCATGCAGGGGCCCAAGGGCCACACCGGGGCCCCCGGCATGGGAGGGGCCGGCAAGCCTGGTCAGAACGGCTCCCCCGGTCTGCCAGGGTCCCACGGGCAGAAGGGGCCTCAGGGGCCCTCCGGACAGCCCGGCGCCCCCGGCATTCCCGGTAACGGTAAACCAGGAACCCCCGGGAACCCGGGCATCAGGGGGTCCCCCGGTACCTCCGGCACCACGGGACAGAAGGGAGAGCCCGGCCACACCGGGTACACAGGCCAGCCCGGCGGCCTCGGCGCCATCGGCCCAGTCGGCCCCCAGGGGGCCAGAGGGTTCCTGGGAGAGACCGGCGCCGTGGGACCCAAGGGCGACCTCGGGTTGGTGGGCGAGCCAGGGGCCAAGGGCACCAAGGGCGACCAAGGTGCTCAGGGATTCACAGGTAAGGCTGGAGCCCCAGGGCTGAACGGTCCAGGGGGAGCTACTGGTTACACTGGTCCCCAGGGCCCCAAAGGAGTCCAGGGACACGGCGGGTCCCCAGGCAGCCCCGGCTCCAACGGCGCCCCCGGGCCAAAGGGCCACACCGGACACTCCGGACCCCCCGGGAAGAGCGGCGAGAACGGAGCTCCAGGCGGCCGAGGGCTCGGCGGTCCTTCCGGCATCACCGGCCCCGCCGGAGCCAAGGGCCACCCCGGCCACCCCGGCCAGCCCGGCCCCGCCGGCTTGACGGCTAAGGGCATCAGCGGCCCCATGGGGCCCCCCGGAAACACGGGAGCCCGTGGCCACGACGGGCTCCCCGGAGCCGCCGGAAggcccggcccccccggccccccgggagAGATGGCCTACCACCACGAGAAGGCCATGCCCATGAAGGCCGAGGAGTACGCGATGCCCCACGAGATGAAGGCCCCCATGTCGGCCTTCAGCGCCGTGCTGACCACCGCCTACCCCGCCGCCGGCCAGCCCATCGCGTTCAACCAGGTGCTGTACAACGGCGAGGGCCACTACGACGCGCACAGCGGGGTCTTCTCCTGCCAGGTGCCCGGCCTCTACTACTTCTCCTACCACGTGCACGTGAACGGCGCCAACGCCCTGGTGGCGCTCTACCACAACGAGGAGCCCGTCCTCTTCTCCTACGACGAGTACAACAAGGGCTTCCTGGACCAGCTGTCGGGCAGCACCGTGCTGCAGCTGCAGGCGCACGACCGGGTCTTCATCCAGGTGCCGGACGAGGAGAGCAACGGCGTGTTTGCGGCGGACAACGTGCACTGCTCCTTCTCCGGGTTCCTGATCGCCTCCACGTGATTCCCCCCCCTCGCTGACCTCCACCAACCTCGACGGGTGAGGAGCTGCAGCGTGGAACAGCTCGGTCCAAAATAGGAGGGAAAAATGCATTTGGAATTCttgaaaaaaatgtctaataTGGCTAAAATTTGACCAAAAATTAACCTGTTTCCGGTGGTTCATATTGTTCCTGTATCCCCGAGTAGAGATTGGGCCAGAGCAAGTTTAGGAATAACCAATCAGAAGATCAGAATAGAAATGGTGCTCTCCAACTTCCTGTAACATTTACAGCAAACCTTTAAGTGTATGTTATTGTATGTCGTCAAAATGTTGTACCTGTAATTGACATGGAAATAAATGTGCTGTATTTGAGACTGATGCTTCTTAATCTAAATGATTACAAGGAGATTTTCTAAAAGCATTTCTTTAAAACAGCGATCTCCCATTGGTTGTATAAAGGGAAAACAATAAAGTTCGAGTTCGAAAATGAGAAAGAGGATATTTCTGTGAACAAATCGCCGTTAACGAAACGCTGAATTGCACCCACTCAGCATCTTTGAATTCATAGCATTCAACCGTTTGGAACCAAATCCTTGAACTGAATATTAAAGTGGAAGTTGAAGGCTCACCTTTAAAGGCCGATGTGTTGTAGTTGTGGTCGATGGCCGCCACCATGTCCTTCCAGAACTCTGCGTTCACCTCCTCACCCCGCTGCACAGGGACAACGACACACTTTACCATTTCTATTCCATGTGACAAAACTAACTAGAATGCGTTTCGCCCTCACGAACTGCGAGTGTGGTTGCTAAAatgctaacgtcagcgctaacgtcagcgctaacaTCACCACTGCCTGAACGTCGTAAAAAGTGGTCCAATTCAGCAGTGCCGTCTGCCCATTGACTTACATTGTACAAAAAAGAAGCAGAAAAAGCGTAATAGTTTATAAAGATGAAAGAGTTGAAAAACGCCAACATGTCGTTAATGAGCTGGACTTTTTGATATTTGAATGATTTCTGTAGCTGAGAGTATGCAGGAGCAGTTGACAGATAACAGGCAAAGGGAATAAagacaacttaagaagaacagTAGATGGGCTTGCAGTAGCAACCACGCTAATAAACAATTATTGATTATTGGAaagacgaagaggaagaggagaaaaggGTACCTTGTTCAACATGTCCACCACCCGACCACACAACAGAGCCCCGGGGAGGTCGAAGTAGTTGTCGTAGAAATAGTAATGTGCTGTGGGAGGCAACGGCATATCAGACAGGTTATGGTTAATATCAACATGATTTATTAGAATTACATCCACAtgatttataataataacatcaaCATAGGACTTATTATAATATCATCAACTTGATTTATTATAACATCCCATAGGATTTATTATAATAACATCAGCATGATTTATTATAATACCATCACATAGGATTTATTATAATAACATCACCATGATTTATAAAgagttattacaatatcatcaCCATATGATTTATAATAACGACATCACCATATGAGTTATTATAATATCATCACCATATGAGTTATTATAATATCATCACCATATGAGTTATTATAATATCATCACCATATGAGTTATTATAATATCATCACCATATGAGTTATTATAATATCATCACCATATGAGTTATTATAATATCATCACCATATGAGTTATTATAATATCATCACCATATGATTTATTATAACATTAACATATGAGTTATTATAATATCATCACCATATGAGTTATTATAATATCATCACCATATGAGTTATTATAATATCATCACCATATGAGTTATTATAATATCATCACCATATGATTTATTATAACATTAACATATGAGTTATTATAACATCATCACCATATGAGTTATTATAATATCATCACCATATGAGTTATTATAACATTAACA
This genomic interval carries:
- the col10a1b gene encoding collagen alpha-1(X) chain, with the translated sequence MDLRVTSVLFVLLALVAATPDRHYQHARVTKSYPVKGHQVKAQQVKSQVGAQGSPGEPGPMGPSGPPGEAGHGYQGPAGPPGAPGSPGRSQAGKPGSSGSPGKPGSNGAPGLQGEPGSHGAMGPRGSPGSSGSPGPAGLTASGKPGPHGLPGSMGSRGETGLKGHPGIPGLPGLKGERGHGSVGPQGAPGAGGPQGPSGMPGLPGVGKPGASGYPGESGKGGSPGRDGARGAMGMQGPKGHTGAPGMGGAGKPGQNGSPGLPGSHGQKGPQGPSGQPGAPGIPGNGKPGTPGNPGIRGSPGTSGTTGQKGEPGHTGYTGQPGGLGAIGPVGPQGARGFLGETGAVGPKGDLGLVGEPGAKGTKGDQGAQGFTGKAGAPGLNGPGGATGYTGPQGPKGVQGHGGSPGSPGSNGAPGPKGHTGHSGPPGKSGENGAPGGRGLGGPSGITGPAGAKGHPGHPGQPGPAGLTAKGISGPMGPPGNTGARGHDGLPGAAGRPGPPGPPGEMAYHHEKAMPMKAEEYAMPHEMKAPMSAFSAVLTTAYPAAGQPIAFNQVLYNGEGHYDAHSGVFSCQVPGLYYFSYHVHVNGANALVALYHNEEPVLFSYDEYNKGFLDQLSGSTVLQLQAHDRVFIQVPDEESNGVFAADNVHCSFSGFLIAST